The following coding sequences lie in one Apteryx mantelli isolate bAptMan1 chromosome 6, bAptMan1.hap1, whole genome shotgun sequence genomic window:
- the ANKZF1 gene encoding tRNA endonuclease ANKZF1 isoform X2, with translation MPAPESRSIFEAAQDPIFLHGLSLVTGFSVDASVTDPGPVHHEKPAVASGEDRAHGVPEVPDRMYCSTCAQAFDSREEQAEHYRLDWHRFNLKQRLLGRRTLPAEGFEEKTCAGDVSSISGSDSESSDSSSESESLPPASDSPGIPQVPRSHKVLFRNAKGQLISAYRCVLGTGKGGSRDQEPAGLVASLQSLSVSTCWVVLMMGGGHFAGAVFQGPQVQEHKTFHRYTVRARRGTSQSLRDAQTPAAAPRSAGASLRRYNEAALLKDIQDLLAGWAHHLQEAQRIFLRVPRHNRTLLFGGRNPPLTRGDPRVYHIPLSTRRATLREVLRVHAVLASLQIYGKDTPLEDITGLPRKSWQKGRRVTEMDSLQEDMSALEEEEEEESLAGELETVEVTLGTLDLREFEVMPKRNRKRRRKRDKKVEKGPCAEETGSLELSTEPQGEAGPEPLSWGNGGDPQTQLRDALFTSCKTGDVGTLRHLLGVPESRSPPGDSEGGKEAAPCSLLNQPVDERGYTLLHVAARAGKAEAVYLLLEAGADPALRDRQEQPAYCVSADKPTRNAFRKFVVDHPDKYDYSRAKWEMVTALCPCCPQVPGPLTPEMEAKKLEKKRAQKAQRKQREQAQREERKQQEQEQDEKQRFAALSDREKRALAADRRLAAQLQDAGATLVNISRCWHCGESLLGRIPFHYLDFSFCSTACLQTHRRARTSQT, from the exons ATGCCAGCCCCAGAGAGCAGATCCATTTTCGAGGCTGCCCAGGACCCCATCTTCCTGCATGGGCTGTCCCTTGTCACCGGGTTTTCAGTGGATGCGTCGGTCACGGACCCAGGGCCCGTACACCATG agAAACCTGCAGTTGCCAGTGGCGAGGACAGAGCCCATGGGGTCCCCGAAGTGCCTGACCGGATGTACTGCTCGACCTGCGCGCAGGCGTTCGACAGCCGGGAGGAGCAG GCTGAGCACTACCGTCTTGACTGGCACCGCTTCAACTTGAAGCAGAGGCTCCTGGGGCGCCGGACACTACCGGCAGAGGGGTTCGAGGAGAAGACCTGCGCAG GTGATGTTTCCAGCATCTCAGGATCTGATTCAGAGAGCTCCGATTCGAGCAGTGAGTCAGAGTCGCTGCCCCCTGCCAGCGATAGTCCTGGGATCCCCCAGGTCCCCCGCTCCCACAAGGTGCTTTTCAGAAATGCGAAGGGCCAGCTCATCTCTGCCTACCGCTGCGTGCTGGGCACTGGAAAG GgtggcagcagagaccaggagccaGCAGGGCTGGTGGCATCGCTCCAGAGCCTCAGTGTGAGCACATGCTGGGTTGTGCTGATGATGGGTGGCGGACACTTTGCGGGAGCTGTCTTCCAGGG cccccaggtgcAGGAGCACAAGACCTTCCACCGCTACACAGTGCGAGCCCGGCGGGGCACATCCCAGAGCCTACGGGATGCCCAGACCCCAGCTGCGGCACCCAGGTCGGCCGGAGCCTCGCTGCGGCGTTACAACGAGGCCGCGCTGCTCAAG gATATCCAGGACCTGCTGGCAGGCTGGGCGCACCACTTGCAGGAAGCCCAGCGCATCTTCCTCCGGGTCCCCCGCCACAACCGGACACTGCTCTTTGGTGGCAGGAACCCACCTTTAACCCGGGGTGACCCCCGTGTCTACCACATCCCCCTCAGCACCCGCAGGGCCACCCTGCGGGAGGTGCTGCGAGTCCACGCTGTGCTGGCCAGCCTGCAGATATACG GGAAGGACACGCCACTGGAAGATATCACTGGGTTGCCCCGGAAGAGCTGGCAGAAGGGGCGGCGGGTAACAGAAATGGATTCTCTGCAGGAGGACATGAGTG ccctggaggaggaagaggaggaggagagcctgGCAGGGGAGCTGGAGACTGTGGAGGTTACACTGGGGACCTTGGACCTCCGGGAGTTTGAAGTGATGCCCAAGCGAAACcgcaagaggaggaggaagagggacaaGAAGGTGGAGAAAG ggccctgtgCTGAGGAGACGGGAAGCCTGGAGCTGTCGACGGAGCCACAGGGGGAGGCTGGGCCTGAGCCCCTTTCCTGGGGCAATGGAG GAGACCCCCAGACCCAGCTCCGCGATGCCCTGTTCACATCCTGCAAGACGGGGGATGTGGGGACCCTGCGGCACCTCCTGGGTGTGCCAGAGAGCAGGAGCCCACCAGGGGACAGCgagggtgggaaggaggctgcacCTTGCTCCCTGCTCAACCAGCCTGTGGACGAGCGTGGCTACACCCTGCTGCACGTGGCAGCACGTGCAGGGAAGGCCGAGGCTGTGTACCTGTTGCtggaggcaggggctgacccTGCGCTCAG AGACAGGCAGGAGCAGCCTGCCTACTGTGTCTCCGCTGACAAACCGACCCGCAACGCCTTCCGCAAGTTTGTGGTGGACCATCCGGATAAGTACGACTACAGCCGTGCCAAG TGGGAGATGGTGACTGCCCTCTGCCCTTGCTGCCCCCAGGTGCCTGGGCCCCTGACACCAGAGATGGAGGCCAAGAAGCTGGAGAAGAAGCGGGCACAGAAAGCCCAGCGGAAGCAGCGGGAGCAGGCACAGCGGGAGGAGCGGAAGcaacaggagcaggagcaggacgAGAAGCAGCGGTTTGCTGCCCTGTCTGACAGGGAGAAG agggccctGGCTGCTGATCGAAGGctggctgcacagctgcaggatgctggcgCAACTCTTGTTAACATCAG CCGCTGCTGGCACTGTGGGGAGTCCTTGCTGGGCCGGATCCCTTTCCACTACCTTGACTTCTCCTTCTGCTCCACGGCCTGCCTGCAAACCCACCGCCGAGCCCGGACCAGTCAAACATAG
- the ANKZF1 gene encoding tRNA endonuclease ANKZF1 isoform X4, with protein sequence MYCSTCAQAFDSREEQAEHYRLDWHRFNLKQRLLGRRTLPAEGFEEKTCAGDVSSISGSDSESSDSSSESESLPPASDSPGIPQVPRSHKVLFRNAKGQLISAYRCVLGTGKGGSRDQEPAGLVASLQSLSVSTCWVVLMMGGGHFAGAVFQGPQVQEHKTFHRYTVRARRGTSQSLRDAQTPAAAPRSAGASLRRYNEAALLKDIQDLLAGWAHHLQEAQRIFLRVPRHNRTLLFGGRNPPLTRGDPRVYHIPLSTRRATLREVLRVHAVLASLQIYGKDTPLEDITGLPRKSWQKGRRVTEMDSLQEDMSAPALSPPSALEEEEEEESLAGELETVEVTLGTLDLREFEVMPKRNRKRRRKRDKKVEKGPCAEETGSLELSTEPQGEAGPEPLSWGNGGDPQTQLRDALFTSCKTGDVGTLRHLLGVPESRSPPGDSEGGKEAAPCSLLNQPVDERGYTLLHVAARAGKAEAVYLLLEAGADPALRDRQEQPAYCVSADKPTRNAFRKFVVDHPDKYDYSRAKWEMVTALCPCCPQVPGPLTPEMEAKKLEKKRAQKAQRKQREQAQREERKQQEQEQDEKQRFAALSDREKRALAADRRLAAQLQDAGATLVNISRCWHCGESLLGRIPFHYLDFSFCSTACLQTHRRARTSQT encoded by the exons ATGTACTGCTCGACCTGCGCGCAGGCGTTCGACAGCCGGGAGGAGCAG GCTGAGCACTACCGTCTTGACTGGCACCGCTTCAACTTGAAGCAGAGGCTCCTGGGGCGCCGGACACTACCGGCAGAGGGGTTCGAGGAGAAGACCTGCGCAG GTGATGTTTCCAGCATCTCAGGATCTGATTCAGAGAGCTCCGATTCGAGCAGTGAGTCAGAGTCGCTGCCCCCTGCCAGCGATAGTCCTGGGATCCCCCAGGTCCCCCGCTCCCACAAGGTGCTTTTCAGAAATGCGAAGGGCCAGCTCATCTCTGCCTACCGCTGCGTGCTGGGCACTGGAAAG GgtggcagcagagaccaggagccaGCAGGGCTGGTGGCATCGCTCCAGAGCCTCAGTGTGAGCACATGCTGGGTTGTGCTGATGATGGGTGGCGGACACTTTGCGGGAGCTGTCTTCCAGGG cccccaggtgcAGGAGCACAAGACCTTCCACCGCTACACAGTGCGAGCCCGGCGGGGCACATCCCAGAGCCTACGGGATGCCCAGACCCCAGCTGCGGCACCCAGGTCGGCCGGAGCCTCGCTGCGGCGTTACAACGAGGCCGCGCTGCTCAAG gATATCCAGGACCTGCTGGCAGGCTGGGCGCACCACTTGCAGGAAGCCCAGCGCATCTTCCTCCGGGTCCCCCGCCACAACCGGACACTGCTCTTTGGTGGCAGGAACCCACCTTTAACCCGGGGTGACCCCCGTGTCTACCACATCCCCCTCAGCACCCGCAGGGCCACCCTGCGGGAGGTGCTGCGAGTCCACGCTGTGCTGGCCAGCCTGCAGATATACG GGAAGGACACGCCACTGGAAGATATCACTGGGTTGCCCCGGAAGAGCTGGCAGAAGGGGCGGCGGGTAACAGAAATGGATTCTCTGCAGGAGGACATGAGTG cccctgccctgtcacccccctcagccctggaggaggaagaggaggaggagagcctgGCAGGGGAGCTGGAGACTGTGGAGGTTACACTGGGGACCTTGGACCTCCGGGAGTTTGAAGTGATGCCCAAGCGAAACcgcaagaggaggaggaagagggacaaGAAGGTGGAGAAAG ggccctgtgCTGAGGAGACGGGAAGCCTGGAGCTGTCGACGGAGCCACAGGGGGAGGCTGGGCCTGAGCCCCTTTCCTGGGGCAATGGAG GAGACCCCCAGACCCAGCTCCGCGATGCCCTGTTCACATCCTGCAAGACGGGGGATGTGGGGACCCTGCGGCACCTCCTGGGTGTGCCAGAGAGCAGGAGCCCACCAGGGGACAGCgagggtgggaaggaggctgcacCTTGCTCCCTGCTCAACCAGCCTGTGGACGAGCGTGGCTACACCCTGCTGCACGTGGCAGCACGTGCAGGGAAGGCCGAGGCTGTGTACCTGTTGCtggaggcaggggctgacccTGCGCTCAG AGACAGGCAGGAGCAGCCTGCCTACTGTGTCTCCGCTGACAAACCGACCCGCAACGCCTTCCGCAAGTTTGTGGTGGACCATCCGGATAAGTACGACTACAGCCGTGCCAAG TGGGAGATGGTGACTGCCCTCTGCCCTTGCTGCCCCCAGGTGCCTGGGCCCCTGACACCAGAGATGGAGGCCAAGAAGCTGGAGAAGAAGCGGGCACAGAAAGCCCAGCGGAAGCAGCGGGAGCAGGCACAGCGGGAGGAGCGGAAGcaacaggagcaggagcaggacgAGAAGCAGCGGTTTGCTGCCCTGTCTGACAGGGAGAAG agggccctGGCTGCTGATCGAAGGctggctgcacagctgcaggatgctggcgCAACTCTTGTTAACATCAG CCGCTGCTGGCACTGTGGGGAGTCCTTGCTGGGCCGGATCCCTTTCCACTACCTTGACTTCTCCTTCTGCTCCACGGCCTGCCTGCAAACCCACCGCCGAGCCCGGACCAGTCAAACATAG
- the ANKZF1 gene encoding tRNA endonuclease ANKZF1 isoform X1: protein MPAPESRSIFEAAQDPIFLHGLSLVTGFSVDASVTDPGPVHHEKPAVASGEDRAHGVPEVPDRMYCSTCAQAFDSREEQAEHYRLDWHRFNLKQRLLGRRTLPAEGFEEKTCAGDVSSISGSDSESSDSSSESESLPPASDSPGIPQVPRSHKVLFRNAKGQLISAYRCVLGTGKGGSRDQEPAGLVASLQSLSVSTCWVVLMMGGGHFAGAVFQGPQVQEHKTFHRYTVRARRGTSQSLRDAQTPAAAPRSAGASLRRYNEAALLKDIQDLLAGWAHHLQEAQRIFLRVPRHNRTLLFGGRNPPLTRGDPRVYHIPLSTRRATLREVLRVHAVLASLQIYGKDTPLEDITGLPRKSWQKGRRVTEMDSLQEDMSAPALSPPSALEEEEEEESLAGELETVEVTLGTLDLREFEVMPKRNRKRRRKRDKKVEKGPCAEETGSLELSTEPQGEAGPEPLSWGNGGDPQTQLRDALFTSCKTGDVGTLRHLLGVPESRSPPGDSEGGKEAAPCSLLNQPVDERGYTLLHVAARAGKAEAVYLLLEAGADPALRDRQEQPAYCVSADKPTRNAFRKFVVDHPDKYDYSRAKWEMVTALCPCCPQVPGPLTPEMEAKKLEKKRAQKAQRKQREQAQREERKQQEQEQDEKQRFAALSDREKRALAADRRLAAQLQDAGATLVNISRCWHCGESLLGRIPFHYLDFSFCSTACLQTHRRARTSQT from the exons ATGCCAGCCCCAGAGAGCAGATCCATTTTCGAGGCTGCCCAGGACCCCATCTTCCTGCATGGGCTGTCCCTTGTCACCGGGTTTTCAGTGGATGCGTCGGTCACGGACCCAGGGCCCGTACACCATG agAAACCTGCAGTTGCCAGTGGCGAGGACAGAGCCCATGGGGTCCCCGAAGTGCCTGACCGGATGTACTGCTCGACCTGCGCGCAGGCGTTCGACAGCCGGGAGGAGCAG GCTGAGCACTACCGTCTTGACTGGCACCGCTTCAACTTGAAGCAGAGGCTCCTGGGGCGCCGGACACTACCGGCAGAGGGGTTCGAGGAGAAGACCTGCGCAG GTGATGTTTCCAGCATCTCAGGATCTGATTCAGAGAGCTCCGATTCGAGCAGTGAGTCAGAGTCGCTGCCCCCTGCCAGCGATAGTCCTGGGATCCCCCAGGTCCCCCGCTCCCACAAGGTGCTTTTCAGAAATGCGAAGGGCCAGCTCATCTCTGCCTACCGCTGCGTGCTGGGCACTGGAAAG GgtggcagcagagaccaggagccaGCAGGGCTGGTGGCATCGCTCCAGAGCCTCAGTGTGAGCACATGCTGGGTTGTGCTGATGATGGGTGGCGGACACTTTGCGGGAGCTGTCTTCCAGGG cccccaggtgcAGGAGCACAAGACCTTCCACCGCTACACAGTGCGAGCCCGGCGGGGCACATCCCAGAGCCTACGGGATGCCCAGACCCCAGCTGCGGCACCCAGGTCGGCCGGAGCCTCGCTGCGGCGTTACAACGAGGCCGCGCTGCTCAAG gATATCCAGGACCTGCTGGCAGGCTGGGCGCACCACTTGCAGGAAGCCCAGCGCATCTTCCTCCGGGTCCCCCGCCACAACCGGACACTGCTCTTTGGTGGCAGGAACCCACCTTTAACCCGGGGTGACCCCCGTGTCTACCACATCCCCCTCAGCACCCGCAGGGCCACCCTGCGGGAGGTGCTGCGAGTCCACGCTGTGCTGGCCAGCCTGCAGATATACG GGAAGGACACGCCACTGGAAGATATCACTGGGTTGCCCCGGAAGAGCTGGCAGAAGGGGCGGCGGGTAACAGAAATGGATTCTCTGCAGGAGGACATGAGTG cccctgccctgtcacccccctcagccctggaggaggaagaggaggaggagagcctgGCAGGGGAGCTGGAGACTGTGGAGGTTACACTGGGGACCTTGGACCTCCGGGAGTTTGAAGTGATGCCCAAGCGAAACcgcaagaggaggaggaagagggacaaGAAGGTGGAGAAAG ggccctgtgCTGAGGAGACGGGAAGCCTGGAGCTGTCGACGGAGCCACAGGGGGAGGCTGGGCCTGAGCCCCTTTCCTGGGGCAATGGAG GAGACCCCCAGACCCAGCTCCGCGATGCCCTGTTCACATCCTGCAAGACGGGGGATGTGGGGACCCTGCGGCACCTCCTGGGTGTGCCAGAGAGCAGGAGCCCACCAGGGGACAGCgagggtgggaaggaggctgcacCTTGCTCCCTGCTCAACCAGCCTGTGGACGAGCGTGGCTACACCCTGCTGCACGTGGCAGCACGTGCAGGGAAGGCCGAGGCTGTGTACCTGTTGCtggaggcaggggctgacccTGCGCTCAG AGACAGGCAGGAGCAGCCTGCCTACTGTGTCTCCGCTGACAAACCGACCCGCAACGCCTTCCGCAAGTTTGTGGTGGACCATCCGGATAAGTACGACTACAGCCGTGCCAAG TGGGAGATGGTGACTGCCCTCTGCCCTTGCTGCCCCCAGGTGCCTGGGCCCCTGACACCAGAGATGGAGGCCAAGAAGCTGGAGAAGAAGCGGGCACAGAAAGCCCAGCGGAAGCAGCGGGAGCAGGCACAGCGGGAGGAGCGGAAGcaacaggagcaggagcaggacgAGAAGCAGCGGTTTGCTGCCCTGTCTGACAGGGAGAAG agggccctGGCTGCTGATCGAAGGctggctgcacagctgcaggatgctggcgCAACTCTTGTTAACATCAG CCGCTGCTGGCACTGTGGGGAGTCCTTGCTGGGCCGGATCCCTTTCCACTACCTTGACTTCTCCTTCTGCTCCACGGCCTGCCTGCAAACCCACCGCCGAGCCCGGACCAGTCAAACATAG
- the ANKZF1 gene encoding tRNA endonuclease ANKZF1 isoform X3: MPAPESRSIFEAAQDPIFLHGLSLVTGFSVDASVTDPGPVHHEKPAVASGEDRAHGVPEVPDRMYCSTCAQAFDSREEQAEHYRLDWHRFNLKQRLLGRRTLPAEGFEEKTCAGDVSSISGSDSESSDSSSESESLPPASDSPGIPQVPRSHKVLFRNAKGQLISAYRCVLGTGKGGSRDQEPAGLVASLQSLSVSTCWVVLMMGGGHFAGAVFQGPQVQEHKTFHRYTVRARRGTSQSLRDAQTPAAAPRSAGASLRRYNEAALLKDIQDLLAGWAHHLQEAQRIFLRVPRHNRTLLFGGRNPPLTRGDPRVYHIPLSTRRATLREVLRVHAVLASLQIYGKDTPLEDITGLPRKSWQKGRRVTEMDSLQEDMSAPALSPPSALEEEEEEESLAGELETVEVTLGTLDLREFEVMPKRNRKRRRKRDKKVEKGPCAEETGSLELSTEPQGEAGPEPLSWGNGGDPQTQLRDALFTSCKTGDVGTLRHLLGVPESRSPPGDSEGGKEAAPCSLLNQPVDERGYTLLHVAARAGKAEAVYLLLEAGADPALRDRQEQPAYCVSADKPTRNAFRKFVVDHPDKYDYSRAKVPGPLTPEMEAKKLEKKRAQKAQRKQREQAQREERKQQEQEQDEKQRFAALSDREKRALAADRRLAAQLQDAGATLVNISRCWHCGESLLGRIPFHYLDFSFCSTACLQTHRRARTSQT; encoded by the exons ATGCCAGCCCCAGAGAGCAGATCCATTTTCGAGGCTGCCCAGGACCCCATCTTCCTGCATGGGCTGTCCCTTGTCACCGGGTTTTCAGTGGATGCGTCGGTCACGGACCCAGGGCCCGTACACCATG agAAACCTGCAGTTGCCAGTGGCGAGGACAGAGCCCATGGGGTCCCCGAAGTGCCTGACCGGATGTACTGCTCGACCTGCGCGCAGGCGTTCGACAGCCGGGAGGAGCAG GCTGAGCACTACCGTCTTGACTGGCACCGCTTCAACTTGAAGCAGAGGCTCCTGGGGCGCCGGACACTACCGGCAGAGGGGTTCGAGGAGAAGACCTGCGCAG GTGATGTTTCCAGCATCTCAGGATCTGATTCAGAGAGCTCCGATTCGAGCAGTGAGTCAGAGTCGCTGCCCCCTGCCAGCGATAGTCCTGGGATCCCCCAGGTCCCCCGCTCCCACAAGGTGCTTTTCAGAAATGCGAAGGGCCAGCTCATCTCTGCCTACCGCTGCGTGCTGGGCACTGGAAAG GgtggcagcagagaccaggagccaGCAGGGCTGGTGGCATCGCTCCAGAGCCTCAGTGTGAGCACATGCTGGGTTGTGCTGATGATGGGTGGCGGACACTTTGCGGGAGCTGTCTTCCAGGG cccccaggtgcAGGAGCACAAGACCTTCCACCGCTACACAGTGCGAGCCCGGCGGGGCACATCCCAGAGCCTACGGGATGCCCAGACCCCAGCTGCGGCACCCAGGTCGGCCGGAGCCTCGCTGCGGCGTTACAACGAGGCCGCGCTGCTCAAG gATATCCAGGACCTGCTGGCAGGCTGGGCGCACCACTTGCAGGAAGCCCAGCGCATCTTCCTCCGGGTCCCCCGCCACAACCGGACACTGCTCTTTGGTGGCAGGAACCCACCTTTAACCCGGGGTGACCCCCGTGTCTACCACATCCCCCTCAGCACCCGCAGGGCCACCCTGCGGGAGGTGCTGCGAGTCCACGCTGTGCTGGCCAGCCTGCAGATATACG GGAAGGACACGCCACTGGAAGATATCACTGGGTTGCCCCGGAAGAGCTGGCAGAAGGGGCGGCGGGTAACAGAAATGGATTCTCTGCAGGAGGACATGAGTG cccctgccctgtcacccccctcagccctggaggaggaagaggaggaggagagcctgGCAGGGGAGCTGGAGACTGTGGAGGTTACACTGGGGACCTTGGACCTCCGGGAGTTTGAAGTGATGCCCAAGCGAAACcgcaagaggaggaggaagagggacaaGAAGGTGGAGAAAG ggccctgtgCTGAGGAGACGGGAAGCCTGGAGCTGTCGACGGAGCCACAGGGGGAGGCTGGGCCTGAGCCCCTTTCCTGGGGCAATGGAG GAGACCCCCAGACCCAGCTCCGCGATGCCCTGTTCACATCCTGCAAGACGGGGGATGTGGGGACCCTGCGGCACCTCCTGGGTGTGCCAGAGAGCAGGAGCCCACCAGGGGACAGCgagggtgggaaggaggctgcacCTTGCTCCCTGCTCAACCAGCCTGTGGACGAGCGTGGCTACACCCTGCTGCACGTGGCAGCACGTGCAGGGAAGGCCGAGGCTGTGTACCTGTTGCtggaggcaggggctgacccTGCGCTCAG AGACAGGCAGGAGCAGCCTGCCTACTGTGTCTCCGCTGACAAACCGACCCGCAACGCCTTCCGCAAGTTTGTGGTGGACCATCCGGATAAGTACGACTACAGCCGTGCCAAG GTGCCTGGGCCCCTGACACCAGAGATGGAGGCCAAGAAGCTGGAGAAGAAGCGGGCACAGAAAGCCCAGCGGAAGCAGCGGGAGCAGGCACAGCGGGAGGAGCGGAAGcaacaggagcaggagcaggacgAGAAGCAGCGGTTTGCTGCCCTGTCTGACAGGGAGAAG agggccctGGCTGCTGATCGAAGGctggctgcacagctgcaggatgctggcgCAACTCTTGTTAACATCAG CCGCTGCTGGCACTGTGGGGAGTCCTTGCTGGGCCGGATCCCTTTCCACTACCTTGACTTCTCCTTCTGCTCCACGGCCTGCCTGCAAACCCACCGCCGAGCCCGGACCAGTCAAACATAG